GCGATGATCGCCAGCGGCAGCATCTCCACGCTCGCCGGGATCTCGTTCCTCCAGCAGGCCGCTGCCCCTCACTCCTCGCTAAGCAGTCTGGCCGGCTACGCCCTGCTTGGCGGCATCTTCTTCCTCGTCTCTGCCCTGCGCCTCGGACACAACGCCAGCCGGAGCACCGGTGGGAGCAACTGACATGACCGACCACACCACCAGCGTCGACAGCATGTTCGCCGTCATCGTCATTGGCCGGGAAGAACGTCGCCGACCGAGTGGCGTACGCCGGGCTCAGCGCGGCCATGATCGAGCAGGATCTCGTTGGTGGTGAAGGCTCCTGCTGGGCCTGCACCCTCACCAAGACGCTGGGCCCGCAGGGAGCGGTGCACTGTGAGCGGATCAGCGGGCGATTGAGATCGCGAAGGGCGCGAATCCGGTGGACCGAATCACGTGCGGTACGAAAAGTACCGCGGCCTCGGCGGCGCGGGCGGTCTGGATTCCGCCGAGGTCGGTGATCCACTCCTTGTGCCAGCCGAGGTCGGTGAGCAGTTCACCGACGGTCTGCTTGGCCTGCGGGTCGTCGCCGGAGAGAAACGCGGTTGGTGCCTGGGTGAGCGTGGCCGGCGCGGTCATCACCGGGAAGAGCATGGTGTTGAGGGTTTTGACGACGCGGGTTTCGGGGAGGGCGTCCTGGAGTTGCTCGGCGAGGCTTGAGCCGGGGTAGATCAGGTCGGCGGGTAGTCCGTCCGGTCCGTCGGTGGTGGCGTTGGAGACGTCGACGAGGATCTTGCCGCGCAGTTCCTCCCGTAGGGCGGCGAGCCG
This genomic interval from Streptomyces sp. NBC_00557 contains the following:
- a CDS encoding NADPH-dependent F420 reductase, encoding MTTIAVLGNGRVGGNLTTALTRAGHEVTVADRTPGATADAARTARIVINATPGAGSLDRLAALREELRGKILVDVSNATTDGPDGLPADLIYPGSSLAEQLQDALPETRVVKTLNTMLFPVMTAPATLTQAPTAFLSGDDPQAKQTVGELLTDLGWHKEWITDLGGIQTARAAEAAVLFVPHVIRSTGFAPFAISIAR